CCGCGCACGCGTGGAAAAGGCCGACGGTTATCAACAGCTCAAATCCAAACTGCCGCCGGTATCCCGTCGCGGTCTGGTGCTGATCGACCCGCCATACGAAATTAAAACCGATTATCAGGCGGTAGTGACCGGCATTAACGAAGGCTACAAACGCTTCGCGACCGGGACTTACGCGCTGTGGTATCCGGTGGTGCTGCGCGCGCAAATCAAACGCATGATCAAAGAGCTGGAAGCGACGGGCATCCGTAAAATAATGCAAATTGAACTGGCCGTGCGTCCTGACAGCGATCAGCGCGGCATGACCGGTTCCGGCATGATCGTGGTTAACCCGCCGTGGAAGCTCGAAGCACAAATGAACAACGTGCTGCCATGGCTGCACAAAACGCTGGTGCCAGCCGGAATCGGCCATGCGACAGTCAGCTGGATAGTGCCTGAGTAATCGCAGTCATCGGTGGAAACTATTGATTTCAGGTATACAATCGCGGCAATCAGAAATTAAGGACATGACCCATGAGCAAGCATTATGACTACATCGCCATTGGCGGCGGCAGCGGCGGAATCGCCTCTATTAACCGTGCAGCCATGTACGGCCAGAAATGTGCGCTGATTGAAGCCAAAGAGCTGGGCGGCACCTGCGTTAACGTCGGTTGTGTACCGAAAAAAGTGATGTGGCACGCTGCGCAAATCCGCGAAGCCATCCACATGTACGGCCCGGATTACGGTTTTGACACCACCATTAATCACTTCGACTGGGACAAGCTGATTGCCAGCCGTACCGCCTATATCGACCGTATTCACACCTCGTACGATAACGTGCTGGGTAAAAATAATGTCGATGTCATCAAAGGCTTTGCACGCTTTGTCGATGCCAAAACGATCGAAGTGAATGGCGAGACGATCACCGCCGATCACATCCTGATCGCCACCGGCGGCCGGCCGAGCCACCCGAATATTCCGGGCGTGGAATTCGGTATCGACTCTGACGGTTTCTTCGAATTGCCAGCGCTGCCAAAACGCGTAGCCGTGGTTGGCGCGGGTTATATCGCCGTGGAACTGGCGGGTGTGATTAACGGTCTGGGCGCGGAAACGCATCTGTTTGTGCGTAAACATGCGCCGCTGCGCAGCTTTGATCCGCTGATCGTCGAGACGCTGGTAGAAGTGATGAACGCCGAAGGCCCAACGTTGCACACTCATGCGGTACCGAAAGCCATCGAGAAAAACGCCGACGGCAGCCTGACGCTGTCCCTGGAAGATGGCCGTAGCCAGACCGTCGATTGCCTGATTTGGGCGATTGGGCGTGAACCGGCTAACGACAACTTCAACCTGGCGGTGACCAGCGTTAAAACGAACGAGAAAGGTTATATCGACGTCGATAAATTCCAGAACACCAGCGTTCCGGGTATTTATGCGGTCGGCGATAACACCGGTGCCGTTGAGCTGACGCCTGTTGCCGTGGCGGCGGGTCGTCGTCTGTCCGAACGTTTGTTCAATAACAAGCCGGACGAGCATCTGGATTACAGCAACATTCCGACCGTGGTCTTCAGCCATCCACCAATCGGCACCGTCGGTTTAACCGAACCGCAGGCGCGCGAGCAGTATGGCGACGACCAGGTGAAAGTGTATAAATCGTCGTTCACCGCGATGTACACCGCCGTCACGTCGCATCGCCAGCCGTGCCGTATGAAGCTGGTTTGCGTGGGGCCGGAAGAGAAAATCGTCGGCATTCACGGCATTGGCTTTGGTATGGACGAGATCCTGCAAGGCTTTGCGGTAGCACTGAAAATGGGTGCGACGAAGAAAGACTTCGACAATACCGTGGCGATTCACCCAACCGCCGCAGAAGAGTTTGTTACCATGCGCTAACGATAATGCCCCTCTTCGGAGGGGCATTTTGTTTTAACATACATAAATCGTTGCAAAACGAATGCTCTGAATTTCACGCGTCCGCCATTCTGCAAAAATCATCAATAACCCAATTCAATTCAAAGCGTTACGACAATTTTCTTTGCTGAGGGAAGATTATCGAAACGTGATCAACCGCACACTTCGTACCCCAGACACCGAAGCGAGTGTCTAAGCTTAGTCAATACCCACGCAATACCCGTCTTTGTGACAATGCAAA
This sequence is a window from Enterobacter sp. 638. Protein-coding genes within it:
- a CDS encoding 23S rRNA (adenine(2030)-N(6))-methyltransferase RlmJ, translated to MLSYRHSYHAGNHADVLKHTVQSLIIESLKEKDKPFLYLDTHAGAGRYQLSSQHAERTGEYLEGIARIWQQDDLPAELEPYITVVNHYNRSGQLRYYPGSPLIARQLLREQDSLQLTELHPSDFPLLRSEFQKDARARVEKADGYQQLKSKLPPVSRRGLVLIDPPYEIKTDYQAVVTGINEGYKRFATGTYALWYPVVLRAQIKRMIKELEATGIRKIMQIELAVRPDSDQRGMTGSGMIVVNPPWKLEAQMNNVLPWLHKTLVPAGIGHATVSWIVPE
- the gorA gene encoding glutathione-disulfide reductase, whose amino-acid sequence is MSKHYDYIAIGGGSGGIASINRAAMYGQKCALIEAKELGGTCVNVGCVPKKVMWHAAQIREAIHMYGPDYGFDTTINHFDWDKLIASRTAYIDRIHTSYDNVLGKNNVDVIKGFARFVDAKTIEVNGETITADHILIATGGRPSHPNIPGVEFGIDSDGFFELPALPKRVAVVGAGYIAVELAGVINGLGAETHLFVRKHAPLRSFDPLIVETLVEVMNAEGPTLHTHAVPKAIEKNADGSLTLSLEDGRSQTVDCLIWAIGREPANDNFNLAVTSVKTNEKGYIDVDKFQNTSVPGIYAVGDNTGAVELTPVAVAAGRRLSERLFNNKPDEHLDYSNIPTVVFSHPPIGTVGLTEPQAREQYGDDQVKVYKSSFTAMYTAVTSHRQPCRMKLVCVGPEEKIVGIHGIGFGMDEILQGFAVALKMGATKKDFDNTVAIHPTAAEEFVTMR